The window ttctagttcagttctagttcagttctagttcagttctgttttagttctgtgcTACTTCAATTCTATTCTTGTTATTTTTCTGTTCTAATCAATCTCCTTTCTACTTTCTCTAGTCATGGCAAATTGTCCACATACCATTGGTGTTGAATTCGGTACACGTATCATTGAGGTCGatgataagaaaattaaattacaaatctGGGATACCGCCGGTCAAGAACGTTTTAGGGCTGTGACACGCTCTTACTATAGAGGTGCTGCTGGTGCTCTTATGGTCTACGACATAACCAGACGATCAACGTACAATCATCTCAGCAGCTGGCTAACGGACACACGCAATTTAACCAATCCGAATACTGTGATTTTCTTAATTGGTAATAAATCAGATTTAGAAAGTACACGAGAAGTTACCTACGAAGAGGCTGAAGAATTTGCCAAAGAAAATGGTTTAATGTTTTTGGAAGCAAGTGCTATGACGTGAgtagaaatgttttaattatattaaattttattgattaaaattttttaaattgaaattttagagGGCAAAATGTAGAAGAAGCCTTTTTAGAAACTGCTCGTAAAATCTATCAGAATATACAAGAGGGTCGTTTGGATCTCAATGCTTCGGAATCGGGTGTACAACATCGTCCCTCCCAACCTGGAAGAACCTCATTAACAAATGAGACACCCAATAATAAAGATCAGTGCTCATGTTAAAcatgtgtttatatatatttttttttaataattgtttttttttttctttaaacaacatttattattatatatatatttttttttttaattatttactaaacatttttttttgtaaattatgtttcttttaatatttttcttacacTCTCTTTATTAGCTTaacttctttttttctctcCTTCTATTTTCCACGATTATATTTGTATTGAACAAAATAgctgtttattattaaattatattaaaataagtataaaatttataatgaataaaaataaaaacatacgtatatttaaaacaacaacaaaaacaacaactagtactcgaaactaaaacaacactttttagctaaaacatttaaattaattaaaagaagaaagaaaacaaagaaaactttttcatacaaaaacatttcaaataacagcaacaacaacacaaaccaaatatcaatattaattattaaaaaaaaattaagaaaaaaaacaaaactaagatttttagtaaaaaaaaattataactctGAAAGGTTTAAAgtagtattttgaaaaaaatcctttaaaggaTTATTACTACTATTGTAGAAGCAAGAAGTTTGTATCgaaacgaataaaaaaaagaaagtgcatttttataacaaaaaaataataaatattccatCTATTTTAGTGACAAAGTATTGaattgaaaaaccaaaaaaacattcaatacttttacatttgtttttaatatataattgatGGTTTGTTTTCTCTATgttggaaaaatgttttttttttagaaaattaaataaacattttttattaggttttgatgagtatttttaacaaaaaaataaaaaagaaaattaaaaattagaagAACTGTATGGaataaatgttgaaataaaacaaaaataaatggtagttatagcaaaaaaataataatattgtttttttatactaaaatagaAGACAAAGAGGTAAAAgttgtaaacaataaaataaaagaactaaaagttAAATTGAACTAATAGTAAACTGGAACACTGAACGATAATCATATTAGAAACATACTcggaaaaatacataataagaaCACAACTAAAATGAAAGTCTCATTTCATTGGAACTGAAGTACGACTGAACAGGAACTGAAATGATTTGGaattaaagaaagaaatgaaGTAGATTTAAACTAgcactaaaccagaactgaaccagaatcgaggtagaactaaactggaattaaacaagaactaaattagaactgaactaaaactgaactagaactgaactagaactgaactagaactgaacaagaactgaactcgaattaatgtagaactgaactagaactgaactagaactgaactagaactgaactagaactaagctagaactgaattcgaaatgaactagaacagaggcAGAACAGAATtgaaactgaacaagaattagTGCACTAGAAatagtgaactagaactgaggtacaactgaactagaactgaacttgaaataatgtagaactgatctagaaatgaactagaactaaattagaactgaactataactgaactagaactgaactgaaactgaactggaactgaactagaactgaagtagaactgaactagaactgacctagaaatgaactagaactgaactagaactgaactggaagtgAACtcaaactgaactacaacttatctaaaactgaactagaactgaattagaaatgaactagaaatgaaccagtactgaacttgaattgaactaaagctagaactgaactagaacagaggcagaacagaacagaattaaaactgaacaagaattagTGAACTTGAACTAGTGAacaaagtgaactagaactgagctacaactgaactagaactgaacttgaactaatatagaactgaactagaactgatctagaaatgaactagaaatgaactagaacttaattagaactgaactagaactgaactagatttgaactagaactgaactagaactgaactagaactgaactagaactgaactagaactgaactagaactgaactagaactgaaatagaactgaactagaactgaactagaactgaactagaactgaactagaactgaactagaactgaactagaactgaactagaactgaactaaaactgaactagaactgaactagaactgaactagaactgaactagaactagaactgaactagaactgaattagaactgaactagaaatgaaccagtactgaacttgaattgaactaaAGCTAGAACTTTActtgaactgaaccagaactgaactagaactgaactagaactgaattagaactaaactagaactgaactggaactgaactagaactgaactagaactgaactagaactgaactgaactaaaactgaactagaactgaactagaactgaactagaactgaactagaactgaactagaactgaactagaactgaactagaactgaactagaactgtactagaactgaactagaactgaactagaactgaactaggactgaactagaactgaactaggactgaactagaactgaactgaactaaaactgaactagaactgaactgaactagaactatactagaactgaacttaaacttaactagaaatgagctagaacagaactagaattgaagaagaactgaactagaactgaaccagaactgaactaaaactgaactagaattaaactagaactgaactgaactaaaacttaactagaagtgagctagaacagaactggaattgaagaagaactgaactagaacagaaatagaattgaactgaaactgaaactgaacaaaaacagaactagaatttaactggAACTgtactagagcagaactaaaacataattcgaacagaactgaactggaactaaccAAGTACAGACCTAGAattgaactgatctagaacagaactaaaacagaccttagaactgaagaagaacttaactagaattaaactagaacagaacgagaattgaactgcactagaacagaaatagaaagaactagaacagaactagacagaactaaaacagaactaaaacagaactaaaacagaactacaacagaattagaactgaactagaactgaagaagaTCTGAACTATAATTGAACTGCAACTGAACCAGAACAGGACTAGAGTagagctagaacagagctagaaaaagaattaaaatcgaTATAAACAAACGTTTTGAGATGTCGGATTTTggaattttcaagttttttgcGATTAATGCAAGAGCCATGATCTGAATGTAGCCAACCCTATCGAGAACTACATACTTGGAAGCTTAATGTATATAATGTTGTGACATCTGTTATCCTGTAGGATATATGggaaaatagcaacaaaattccACTTAAAAcgtattgtaaaatataaaaaaggaaaacatcATCATTTGAACTAAAATAGGAAGCCTTAAGTACTAAAATATGTTGATGTGGATTGGGGGTCAAATGTGGTAGATGGAATATCTTGAAGAAGatacgtttttaaaatatttggatCCTGTTGCAATAAACCGTAGCAAAATCTTCTAGTGAAGCTGAGCTTAGCTACAACTGAAGCAATATGGTGAAATGGTTTATTTCCCGATCACGATTGTTATCACAGAAGGTACTCCTGTTGTACTTTATAAAGATAATCATGGCTGCCTTGGAAAGGCTACAAACTAAACACCGTTTCCAGCGTAAACCTCctgttaaattaaacattttcttttttgttaatatcaaAAAATGGAAAgtatacagtttttatttagctGTTTGTGGTTGTCTTAAAAGATATCGCATTTATAATAACATAATGCAAAaagtattcatttaaaaaatatgtatatatatgatttatacaaaaaaatggacgtaaattataaaaaagcaataaaaaatttgtattaaaaagtctttttttttgcaaaaatatcaattaaaaaaaacagtttaaaactgCGTCTACTACGAGTTCATCACACCCACAATATCCCAAGCACTAGCTTCATGTTTAGCACACAAATCCATGCGTAGTGTAGCTCCCAGCTTTGCGTTATCGGCTCGCAAACAAGTGCCGGTAGCCATGTTATAAATAGGACTACGTTCGGCTTTAGTATGGCGCCATTGTTGATCTCCCAACATTTCGTGACATTTGTTAATAATAACCTGAGTATCACCCGAAGCCTCTAAACATAGCAGGCGATCTAAAATGATTTCCGATTTATCGGTTTCATACCATATTTGTGATTTTTGTTCATCACATTTTTGCAATACCAAAGAGCTGCCTTTTTTCCAGAAACCTTTCACTTTGGGAGCCACCACCGAGGCACATAGTTTGGTGCCCGATAATCTTAACATATAGGTTGAAATATAATTACGTTTTCTCGAATGCCAGGGTTGGAAGACGggtggtttttcttttttcgtatTCTCCTCTCCGGGTAGTCTCAGCTCGGGatagacattttttaaataccaTTCAAATGatttacattttagtttttctcttaACTGCAGGCGTTCGCCTATATCGCCATAGTCAAAATGTGGTGTAACCTTTTCGAGTTTGAGATAGTGTTCTTTATAATCATCCATCCAAACATGAGCCAAGCGTAGAGAGTTTTTGAG of the Lucilia cuprina isolate Lc7/37 chromosome 2, ASM2204524v1, whole genome shotgun sequence genome contains:
- the LOC111677689 gene encoding ras-related protein Rab-14, whose translation is MSSAPYNYNYIFKYIIIGDMGVGKSCILHQFTEKKFMANCPHTIGVEFGTRIIEVDDKKIKLQIWDTAGQERFRAVTRSYYRGAAGALMVYDITRRSTYNHLSSWLTDTRNLTNPNTVIFLIGNKSDLESTREVTYEEAEEFAKENGLMFLEASAMTGQNVEEAFLETARKIYQNIQEGRLDLNASESGVQHRPSQPGRTSLTNETPNNKDQCSC